The region CGCGCATGAGCTTCACCGACTCTGGATTCGACTACGACGCGGTGGTGATCGGTGCTGGTCCCGCCGGTCTGAACGCTGCGGTGGTTCTGGGTGGGGCGCGCCGGCGCGTCCTGCTGCTCGATGGCGGTCCGGCGCGGAATTCCCGCGCCCAGAATGCCCACGGCGTTTTTACGCGCGACTGCACGCCGCCTGGGGACCTGAAGGAAGCCGGGCTGGCAGACCTTGCCCCGTATGACGTGACCGTCCTGTCCACCCCGGCGCGAGAGGCCCGCATCCTGGAGAACGGCTTTTCGGTGCGCCACGACCACAAGTGGGTGACGGCTTCAAGGCTGCTGTTCGCCACTGGAGTACGCGACGTGCTGCCGCGCATTCCCGGCCTGCGCGAACGCTGGGGCGACACGGTTCACCACTGCCCCTACTGCGACGGCTGGCCCAACCGGGAAGCCCATCTCGCCGTGCTGGGCAGCCACCAGGAAGGCCATCACCTGGCCCTGAGTGTCCGGGCCTGGTCTGACCGGATCACCCTGCTGACCGACGGCCCGGATGAGCTCACGGCCGAGCAGCGTCTGGACCTGGAACGCGTGGGAATCCCGGTTATTCCCACGCCAGTACGAAGGCTGACAGGGAAGCAGAACGTTACCGTGCACTTCCGGGATGGAGAAAAGCTCCCCCTTGACGCCATCTTCCTGAATCCTACCCAGACCCAGAACAGCACCCTGCCGGCTCAGCTGGGCTGTGAGCTTAACGAGAAAAGCCGTGTGGTTGTCAACGAGCACGGCATGACCAGCGTTCGGGGAATCTGGGCGGCGGGAGACATGACCGGTGCCCCCCAGTACGTCATGAGCGCGGCCAGCAGCGGCATGATTGCGGCCATCAGTCTCAACACCACCCTGATCCACGAGAACGTCCGGGCCCGTGGCGCGGCCTTCCACAAGAGCCTCGACGAGCAGGCTGGGGTCGGCGAAGCTTGAAGGCGGTTCTCTTTGACCTGGACGGAACGCTGCACGACCGCAACGCCACCATCCGGGACTGGCTGGAGGTTCACAGGCAGGAGTTTGCCCTGCCGGAAACCTACGCCGCCCGCTTCCTGGAACTCGACGACTATGGCTACCGCAGCAAACGCGAGGTCATCACCCGTCTGGTGCAGGAACTGGAACTGCCGCATGGGGTAGACACGCTGCTCGATACCTACTGGTTACACCTGAACCATGCCCGGGTGATGCCATACACGCACGAGGTTCTCCAGCGTGGCGTCCGGGTGGGTATCGTGACCAACGGGTGGAAGGAAGCGCAGTCCCGTTGCCTGCAGGTCTGTGCACTGGAAGGGCTGGGAGCAGAAGTCGACAGCACCTGGTGTGTGAGTGACTCGCCGCGCAATGACATCTGGGGGCCGCAGCAGATCGGGCTGCGCGCCGCCTGGCTCCCCACCGGCCACGCGCTGGATGGAGAAATCCCGGACGCAGTTCTGCATGATCTGCGCGATGTGCTGCTCCTGGACTGAGGAGGGGACTTGCTGCACATGCTCGAAAACGAAATCGGCACAATAACCGTGAGATAGAAACCTCGGCCCTGGTGTCCGACGTTTTTGAAGATCATGCCGCCCGCCAGTCCTGACCGTGAACGCTTCCAGGGAAAGCCCGTCCTGAGATGGCCGCGTGCATCTGGTGTGGGCGGTTTTCTGTTGCTTTGCACGGATGCGATCCGTACTACCATCGGGCGCGTGAGTACTGCGGCCACCCTGCCCATCCATGAGATCGTTCCGGCGCTGAAGGAAGCGCTGGCGACGCAAGCACTGGTGGTGCTGCAGGCGCCCCCTGGAGCCGGCAAAAGTACAGCCCTGCCCCTTACGCTGCTGGATGAGCCCTGGCTCGCTGGGCAGCAGATCATTATCCTCCAGCCCCGGCGTGTGGCCGCACGGGCTGTGGCTGCCCGGCTGGCCGAAGGTCTGGGCCAGGAACCCGGGGGTACCGTCGGGTACCGGGTGCGCTTCGAGTCACGGACCTCGGCCAGGACCCGCATTGAAGTCGTCACCGAGGGCATCCTGACCCGGCGCCTGCAGCGTGATCCGGAATTGTCCGGCGTGGGTCTTGTCATTCTCGACGAGTTTCACGAGCGTTCCCTCAACGCCGACCTGGCGCTGGCGTTGCTGCGGGAGGTTCAGGGGGCCTTGCGCGACGATCTGCGGGTGCTGGTCATGTCGGCCACACTGGACCCTGACCTTCCAGCCCGCCTGGAGGCACCGCTCCTGGAAAGCCAGGGCCGGGCCTATCCGGTGGAGGTGCGCTACCTTCCGGCGGATCCGGTCGGGCGGGTTGAGGATCAGGTGGCCCGCGCCGTCCGCGACGCCCTGGAGCGGGACCAGGGCGATGTCCTGGCTTTTCTGCCCGGGGTGCGCGAAATCCATGCGGCGCAGGGCAGGCTGGCCGGAGTAGACGCGCAGGTTCTGCCGCTTTACGGTGACCTGCCCCTGAAAGAACAGCGCCGGGCCCTGCTGCCTGATCCGGCCGGGCAGCGCAAAGTTGTGCTCGCCACCAGCATCGCGGAGACGTCCCTGACCATCGAAGGCGTCCGGGTGGTCGTGGACGGCGGCCTCAGCCGCACCCAGCACTTCGACCCGGCCACCGGACTGACCCGTATGGTGACGGGCCGGGTCACCCGTGACGCCGCTGCCCAGCGTGCCGGACGGGCGGGCCGCACAGCTCCCGGCGTGGCGTACCGGCTGTGGAGTGAACGGACGCAGCCGCTGCTGGGTGCCTCCCGCCCCCCCGAAATCATGGAGGCCGACCTTGCTCCGCTGACCCTGGAACTCGCTCAGTGGGGTGCGCCTGACCCTGGAGCCCTGGCGTGGCTGGACGCGCCCCCAGCGACGCGCATCGAAACGGCCCGCGCCTTGCTGCGGGGCCTGGACGCCCTGGATGAGCAGGGCCGGGCCACGGCTGAGGGCGCACGGCTGCTCGACTTTCCCACCCACCCCCGCATCGCGCATCTGCTGACTGGAGGCGCGGCCGAGGGTCAGGGCCCACTGGCGGCCGATGTGGCTGCACTGCTTGAAGAGCGCGATCCTCTGCCGCCGGGGAGTGGCACCGACCTGGCCGACCGCGTGACGGCCCTGCGGCAGTGGCGTGAAGGCCGGGCAGGTGGAGGAGACCCGGGCGTGCTGGAACGTATCGAGCGACTTTCCAGGCAGTGGCGCCGGCTGCTGGGAACGGACGTCTCGAATGAGGCTCCGGACCCCTTTGCAGTAGGCGCGCTGGTTGCCCGGGCCTATCCGGAGCGTGTTGCGGTGGCCCGCCCGCCTGCGGCTGGGCTGAGCCGGGGACGCTTTCTGCTGGCAGGAGGACAGGGCGCTGCCCTGCCGGAAGGTGACGCGCTGGCGGGATCACCGGCTCTGGCGGTGGCGCATCTGGACGCCGCGCAGGCTGAGGGACGGGTGTTTCTTGCTGCGCCTCTCGACGCACAGGCGCTGAGGGTGCAGGCCATCTGGGAGGACGCCGTGCGCTGGGACACGCGCACGGGAACGCTCTTGGCGCAGCAGGAGTTCCGGGTGGGGGCGATCGTGCTGGAGACCCGGCCTCTCAAGCAGGTTCCGGCCGCTCAGCGTGTGCAGACCCTGGCGGGCGCCATTCGTACCGAGGGACTGCATCTTCTGACCTTTTCGCCTGAAGCGGCACAGTGGCGGGCCCGTGTGCAGTCGCTTCACCACTGGCGTCCCGATGACAACTGGCCGGACGTGTCGGACCAGGCCCTGCTCGACACCCTGGAAGCCTGGCTCGGGCCTCACCTGGGAGGCGCACGCTCACGCGAGGATCTGGCGCGGCTGAGTCTCCTGCCTGCCTTTCAGGCGTTGCTGGATTGGCCGCAGCCGCAGCAGCTTGACGAGCTGGCGCCCACGCATCTGAGTGTGCCCAGTGGTAGCCGGGTCCGCCTGGAGTACCGCCTCGGTGGAGAGGCGCCGGTTCTGGCGGTCAAGCTGCAGGAGCTGTTTGGCCTGGAGCAGACTCCTACCGTTAATGGAGGCCGCACGCCGGTGCTGCTTCATCTGCTGTCTCCAGCCGGACGTCCGGTTCAGGTCACGCAGGACCTTCGTAGTTTCTGGAACAGCAGCTACTTCGAGGTGCGCAAGGACCTGCGCGGCCGTTATCCCAAGCATCCCTGGCCGGACGACCCCTGGACTCATCTACCAACCCGCTTCACCAAAAAGCGCGGAGGCTAGGCAGGCGCATCTGCGGCTTCTTGGAAGGCTAACCTCTGGGACACTGGAAGGATGCGTACTCACATGCTGGCCTTCTGATGTTGAGCGGGAGTGCGAGTGCCGCAGCGGATTATTCCAGGACCATGTGGTCCTTCGTGCTGGGGCAAGCGACCACCGCGCCTGTCGTGGATTCCCGCATCATGGGTGACATCGTGATGCGGATGTGGGTCAATCCGCCATCCGTCCCGGCCGATGGAGTCTTCGTGCTGTACATGCCGGGCCTGAGCCAGGCCCACTGGGCGGTCATGCTGGTCGGTCCTCGCGGGCGCGCTGGTGAATTTGTGGGTGCATCCAGGCTGACGTTCGTCAAGACCATGGTCAGCCCCAAGAAGCCTTCTGAAAAAATGAACCTGTACCGGCTCGGAGACGGCATGTTCAAGGGCCTGTATGTTTCTGAGGGCACCGTTGCAGACAAGGCGGGAAAGTCCCACCGGATGCTGATGCTGCTGACGCCTCAGATGTTCCAGGAGGGACTCAGTCCAGGGGATGTCCTGGGCCGCTGAAGCTCAGCCTGGTCACCCGCCGGTGACCTCCGGCTTGCGGGCTGTAAACAATACCCGTGTAAAGGCGTAGTACAGCCGCTCACCTGGAAAGGTCTGCTGCAGGCGGGCCCGGTAGGCCGCAACAAAGCGCTCGGCTTCCTGGCTGTCCAACCGGCTGAGGTATGGAACCAGAGCTGTGCCCCGGGTCCACTGAATCAGACCATCGGCGCCGTCCAGCACCACTGGGTACACCCGGCTGAGGGCCTCGATCCGGGTAGCGCCCAGGGCATCAAGCACCTCGGCATACCGGGCCGGAGAAAGCACGGGAGACGCCCCGTAAGCTGTGCCGAAGCGGCTGTATCCGCCGAGTTCAGCCTCAAAGTCCTGGGCTGTTTCGCTCAGGAGCCGGTGACTGGGATGTTCGTGATTCGCAGGAATCTGAACCGCCAGCACACCGCCCGGTTGCAGAAGGGTCCACAGTGCCGGCAGCAATGCTTCATGGTCGGGCAGCCATTGCAGGGCAGCGTTGGAATAGATCAGGTCGTAGTGCCCTCCCAGGTCCCGGATATCGCCCTGGGCAAAGGACAGATTCGGTGCCTGTTGGACCGGAGCGCGGGACAGCATCTCAGGGCTGCTGTCCAGACCCAGAACGCGGGCCTGCGGAAACCGGCGAGCCAGAGTGAGCGTCTGCTCGCCTGTGCCACAACCCAGATCCACAATCTGCCGGTAGTCCAGATCGGGAATCATCGCCTGAAGGTGATGTGCCGGAGCACTGCGGACCTCCTGAAACATCCTGTACTGGTCTGGATTCCATGTCATGCCTCTACTGTATTGAGGCAAATTTCTTAGTGTGCGTACCGCAGTGGTAACACTGGACCAGCGTGCCTGATGGCAAGAAAAAAGCCCACCAATGCGGTGGGCTCTGTTGCCTGGCTCCGGTTTACAGCAGGCGTCCAAGGGCGCCGCCCAGCAGCGTCAGCAGCAGCACGGTGGCCATAGCCAGCTGCAATTGCCGGGCTGTGGGCCGGGTCATGCGGCGCGGCCCTGGTTGCCCCCGCTGATGGGGTGCAGGCTGCCCAGCGCGGCCTTCAGGTGCTTGTACACTTCACGCTGCAGTTCCAGGTCCTCGGGCATTTCATATCGCAGCTGATCCATGGCCTGCACCAGGTGAGCGCCTCCTGGGCTGCGTTCGTGGTCGGGCCGGGCCCACTCGGGGAGTTCAGGCGGGCTGACCGGTTCACGCTTGGCGTCGTTCCAGGCCACCCATTGCTTGGGCAGGTCGTACAGGTAGCGGCCAATGCCGAACTGCACGGCACAACGCTTGAGCGCGTCACTGGCAGCTGCTTTCAGCGTTCCCAGGTCACCCTCGGGGGCCTCACCGATGTCCTCACGGCTGACTCCCAATACGGTCAGACGGCCTTTAACAGTAGGGAGACGGGTGCCGGGAACAACCTCGACTTCAAACGACCAGGCATCCGGGCAAACGGCGTCCAGTCGGTCCTGGACATTACGGGCATCAATGTGAGCCAGCATCAACGCGCGGCTGCGGTCTTTGGTAATTACGCCGGGTTTCCACGCGACCGCGTGAGCGGGAAACGGGGCTTGCAGTCGTTTCTGTACATCGCTCAGCTTCATGGATTTAGTTTATAACAGAATGGAATTCTGGTCAAGGCGTAATTCCTCTTCCGAGTAAGGTGATTATCGGTTGGTTTTTGCGCTCCCGAACGTGGAAAACCCCCAGCTCTAGCCAGGGGTAGTCCAAACAATTCGAATTACTGTGCGCCAATTCCTGTCTGCTGATAGATCCAGTTGATATAGCCGTTGACGCGCGTGTAGACGCCGTAGCCGCGGCAGGCCGAGGGTCCATAGCTCACGATACCCAGAACGTAGAACTTGCTGTTGTATCGGGCGGCAAGCGGCCCTCCGCTGTCGCCGTTGCAGCTGTCCTTCCCGGCATCGTATTTCCCGCAGATGGTGTTGCTCGGGCGGCTGCCGCAGTCGCTTCCGGTAGGCGTAATCGGAATGGTGACTTCACGCAGGGCTGTAGGGCTGGAAGATCCGGTTTCGGTTTTGCCCCAGCCGCTGACGGTGGCGCTGCGGCCGTTGACATCCAGAACGGACTCGGTGGTGTTGTTGGGCAGTGCGGCTGTCTGTACTGTGCTGCCGAGCGTAAAAGCCGTACTGATTCTGATCAGTGCAATGTCGTACCCGTTGCTGGCGTCGCTGTAATAGGGATGAATGATGATCTGGCTGGGCGTGCGCAGCTGACCGCTGGTCGTGGTCAGATTGTTGATGCCGGCGCGCACGCGCATGCTGCTGGCGCTATAGCCCGTGACGCAGTGGGCGGCCGTAAGAATCCAGGTGGAGCTGATCAAGGTACCGCCGCACCAGCCACTCATGGAGTTATAGGGTGTCACACTGACCTGATACGGACGGTTGGTCGTGCTGGTGACGGTGCCGTATACAATCTGGCTGCTCAGCTTGTCAAAGGCCAGTTCCGTGCCGGTGGTTGTCACCGTTTCTTCAGGCAGGGCGACCACCTGAGGCACGTCAGCCTGGGGGCCCGTCGAGCCACAGGCGGTGAACAGCAGGGAACCCAGAGCAAGCAGCGGAAGAGCAAATTTTTTCATTAGAACCTCCTGAAAGGTGAATCTGCCGGTGGAACCCCGCCGCCAGGGGATCTGGACGGCGGGATAATCCGGCTTACTTGGTTTCGGTCAGGGTGTAGGAGCCGCTGCCACTGTATGCATACACTTCCCAGCGGTACGTGCCGCTGTTGGCTGCGTAGCTGATGGCCTCGGTGCTGGTGCCGCCTTCGCTTGCGGCCACATCTGCCCACGCGCTGCCGTTCCACTTCTGCAGATACAGGTCAAAGTCAGTGCCGCTGGGGCCACTCAGGTTGCCCTTCAGGGTGCCGCCGCCGTAGCTGAATCCACTGGTCGAGGGCTTGAAGGAACTGGTACCAGAGCTGACGCTGCCGGTGTAGGTCGTTGTTGTGCCTGGGGTCGTTCCGGTGCCGCTGCCGGTGTACAGCAGGCGGTTGGGGCTGCCGGTACCGGCGCTGGTGACCTTGCCGGTCGTAGCGTTGTTGATCAGGGCGCTAGTGACCGAGCTGTTCGTGGTATTCCCGGCAGCGATCAGCAGGGCGGCGGCTCCCGCTGCGTGAGGAGAGGCCATGCTGGTACCGCTGATGGTGTTGGTGGCGGTGGTGCTGCCGATCCAGGTGCTGGTGATGTCGCTGCCAGGAGCAAAGATGTCGAGGCACGAGCCGTAGTTGGAAAAGGAGCTGCGGGCATCGGTCCGGGTGGTGCTGCCGACGGTGATGGCGCTCGCGGCGCTGGCAGGGGAGACGTTGCAGGCGTTCTGGTTTTCGTTGCCGGCGGCGACCACCATCACCAGGTTCTTGCTGGCGGCGCTGTTGACGGCGTCATTCAGCGCCTGGCTGAACCCGCCGCCCAGGCTCATGTTGGCTACGGCAGTGGAGCTTCCTTTGTTGCTTACGGCCCAGTTCACGCCGGCAATCACTCCGGAGTTGGTCCCGGAGCCATTGCAATCCAGCACCTTCACCGCGATGAGCTGGACACCCTTGGCCACGCCCCAGGTGGCACTGCCCACCGTACCGGCCACGTGGGTGCCGTGGCCCTGACAATCGGTGTTGTTGCCGTCGCCCGTGGTATTGGTGCCCCACACGGCCCGGCCACCGAAGTTGGTATGCCCGGTGTTGATGCCGGTGTCGATGATGTACGCCTTCACCCCGCTGGCAGTGGAGTTATAAACATAGTTACTGTCGAGGGGCAGACTGCGCTGGTCGATGCGGTCCAGGCCCCACGTCGCGCCGCTCTGGGTGGCGGTCGCGTGCATCCTGCCGTCCTGCTCGATGTACTTCACGCGTTTGTCTGCACGGAGGACGGCCAGGTTCTGGGCGCTGAGTTTGGCGGCAAAGCCACTCAGGGCCTGGGTGTAGATGTGCTGGATGCTGACACCCTGGGGGTCGAGCTTGAGGCTGTTGATCAGACCGCTCGCATCCTGGGCAGTCAGGTCGCTGCCCAGGGCGCCGTCGCTGAAGACAACGATGTACTGTCCTGTAATGGCTTCAGGGCTGCTGGTGCCGAGCAGTGGAGCCAGATCGGTCTGGCTTCGCTGGCTGCCAGGCGCAGTCGCCAGATCGGGAGTGGAGGACTGTGGCTGACCACAGGCGGCGAGCATCACGGTGAGTCCAAATGTGCATAGTGCAAGACGTACCTTCATCCAAACCTCCAGGAGGGATGCGGAAATCTCGTGTGGAACTATGTTTTGCCGACCCGGTGGTTGTACCATGCATGAGAAAAAATCATTTTTCCTCTTGTCTAGACATATTATATTCAGCCGATGTTCTAAACATTTGAAAAGACTGGCGATCAAAAACATGTTGACCGTATGGTCAGAATTTTAGTTTCGTGAGGGCTGTTGTCTCAGGTGTCAGGGATTTGATCTTCCTGAGCACCACTTCAGGACCCTGCGTGTCAGGGTCGTGCACTGAGTTGTACGACCCCATCCCAGCCGTAGGGTATGCAGCGCTAGGATGCGACCATGAGCCGTCTGGCTACCGTGCAGCGCACCACCACCGAAACCGATATCGAGATCCGACTGAACCTGGACCAGCCAGAGTTCGAAGCCCCAGCGACCGGGCACGGGTTTCTGGACCACATGCTGGATGCTCTGGCGCGTCATTCCCGTCTGGGGCTCAGCGTTCGGGCCAGCGGCGACCTGCATATCGAACCGCACCACCTGATTGAGGACGCTGGCATTACTCTGGGTCAGGCGCTGACTCAGGCACTGGGAGACCGGCGCGGCATCGAGCGGTACGGGAGCGCCTTCGTACCCATGGACGAAACCCTGGCGCACGTGGTCGTGGACCTGTCCGGACGAGCCCATCTGGCTTTCGAACCCGAGACCCTTGACGTCTGGGGCCAGGCCGGCGGCATGACGCATTATCATCTGCGCGAATTCCTGCGCGGACTGTGCAATCACGGCGGCGTCACGATGCATGTGCGGCTGCTGGCGGGCCGGGAGGCACACCACGTGATAGAGGCCATCGTCAAGGCCCTGGCCCGGGCGCTGCGTGACGCGGTTGCGTTGACTTCAGATCAGCTGCCCAGTACCAAGGGGAGTCTGTGACCCCCCGATGT is a window of Deinococcus deserti VCD115 DNA encoding:
- the hisB gene encoding imidazoleglycerol-phosphate dehydratase HisB gives rise to the protein MSRLATVQRTTTETDIEIRLNLDQPEFEAPATGHGFLDHMLDALARHSRLGLSVRASGDLHIEPHHLIEDAGITLGQALTQALGDRRGIERYGSAFVPMDETLAHVVVDLSGRAHLAFEPETLDVWGQAGGMTHYHLREFLRGLCNHGGVTMHVRLLAGREAHHVIEAIVKALARALRDAVALTSDQLPSTKGSL
- a CDS encoding S8 family peptidase; amino-acid sequence: MKVRLALCTFGLTVMLAACGQPQSSTPDLATAPGSQRSQTDLAPLLGTSSPEAITGQYIVVFSDGALGSDLTAQDASGLINSLKLDPQGVSIQHIYTQALSGFAAKLSAQNLAVLRADKRVKYIEQDGRMHATATQSGATWGLDRIDQRSLPLDSNYVYNSTASGVKAYIIDTGINTGHTNFGGRAVWGTNTTGDGNNTDCQGHGTHVAGTVGSATWGVAKGVQLIAVKVLDCNGSGTNSGVIAGVNWAVSNKGSSTAVANMSLGGGFSQALNDAVNSAASKNLVMVVAAGNENQNACNVSPASAASAITVGSTTRTDARSSFSNYGSCLDIFAPGSDITSTWIGSTTATNTISGTSMASPHAAGAAALLIAAGNTTNSSVTSALINNATTGKVTSAGTGSPNRLLYTGSGTGTTPGTTTTYTGSVSSGTSSFKPSTSGFSYGGGTLKGNLSGPSGTDFDLYLQKWNGSAWADVAASEGGTSTEAISYAANSGTYRWEVYAYSGSGSYTLTETK
- a CDS encoding Rad52/Rad22 family DNA repair protein; the protein is MKLSDVQKRLQAPFPAHAVAWKPGVITKDRSRALMLAHIDARNVQDRLDAVCPDAWSFEVEVVPGTRLPTVKGRLTVLGVSREDIGEAPEGDLGTLKAAASDALKRCAVQFGIGRYLYDLPKQWVAWNDAKREPVSPPELPEWARPDHERSPGGAHLVQAMDQLRYEMPEDLELQREVYKHLKAALGSLHPISGGNQGRAA
- the hrpB gene encoding ATP-dependent helicase HrpB, which codes for MSTAATLPIHEIVPALKEALATQALVVLQAPPGAGKSTALPLTLLDEPWLAGQQIIILQPRRVAARAVAARLAEGLGQEPGGTVGYRVRFESRTSARTRIEVVTEGILTRRLQRDPELSGVGLVILDEFHERSLNADLALALLREVQGALRDDLRVLVMSATLDPDLPARLEAPLLESQGRAYPVEVRYLPADPVGRVEDQVARAVRDALERDQGDVLAFLPGVREIHAAQGRLAGVDAQVLPLYGDLPLKEQRRALLPDPAGQRKVVLATSIAETSLTIEGVRVVVDGGLSRTQHFDPATGLTRMVTGRVTRDAAAQRAGRAGRTAPGVAYRLWSERTQPLLGASRPPEIMEADLAPLTLELAQWGAPDPGALAWLDAPPATRIETARALLRGLDALDEQGRATAEGARLLDFPTHPRIAHLLTGGAAEGQGPLAADVAALLEERDPLPPGSGTDLADRVTALRQWREGRAGGGDPGVLERIERLSRQWRRLLGTDVSNEAPDPFAVGALVARAYPERVAVARPPAAGLSRGRFLLAGGQGAALPEGDALAGSPALAVAHLDAAQAEGRVFLAAPLDAQALRVQAIWEDAVRWDTRTGTLLAQQEFRVGAIVLETRPLKQVPAAQRVQTLAGAIRTEGLHLLTFSPEAAQWRARVQSLHHWRPDDNWPDVSDQALLDTLEAWLGPHLGGARSREDLARLSLLPAFQALLDWPQPQQLDELAPTHLSVPSGSRVRLEYRLGGEAPVLAVKLQELFGLEQTPTVNGGRTPVLLHLLSPAGRPVQVTQDLRSFWNSSYFEVRKDLRGRYPKHPWPDDPWTHLPTRFTKKRGG
- a CDS encoding methyltransferase domain-containing protein — encoded protein: MTWNPDQYRMFQEVRSAPAHHLQAMIPDLDYRQIVDLGCGTGEQTLTLARRFPQARVLGLDSSPEMLSRAPVQQAPNLSFAQGDIRDLGGHYDLIYSNAALQWLPDHEALLPALWTLLQPGGVLAVQIPANHEHPSHRLLSETAQDFEAELGGYSRFGTAYGASPVLSPARYAEVLDALGATRIEALSRVYPVVLDGADGLIQWTRGTALVPYLSRLDSQEAERFVAAYRARLQQTFPGERLYYAFTRVLFTARKPEVTGG
- a CDS encoding NAD(P)/FAD-dependent oxidoreductase, with protein sequence MSFTDSGFDYDAVVIGAGPAGLNAAVVLGGARRRVLLLDGGPARNSRAQNAHGVFTRDCTPPGDLKEAGLADLAPYDVTVLSTPAREARILENGFSVRHDHKWVTASRLLFATGVRDVLPRIPGLRERWGDTVHHCPYCDGWPNREAHLAVLGSHQEGHHLALSVRAWSDRITLLTDGPDELTAEQRLDLERVGIPVIPTPVRRLTGKQNVTVHFRDGEKLPLDAIFLNPTQTQNSTLPAQLGCELNEKSRVVVNEHGMTSVRGIWAAGDMTGAPQYVMSAASSGMIAAISLNTTLIHENVRARGAAFHKSLDEQAGVGEA
- a CDS encoding serine protease yields the protein MKKFALPLLALGSLLFTACGSTGPQADVPQVVALPEETVTTTGTELAFDKLSSQIVYGTVTSTTNRPYQVSVTPYNSMSGWCGGTLISSTWILTAAHCVTGYSASSMRVRAGINNLTTTSGQLRTPSQIIIHPYYSDASNGYDIALIRISTAFTLGSTVQTAALPNNTTESVLDVNGRSATVSGWGKTETGSSSPTALREVTIPITPTGSDCGSRPSNTICGKYDAGKDSCNGDSGGPLAARYNSKFYVLGIVSYGPSACRGYGVYTRVNGYINWIYQQTGIGAQ
- a CDS encoding HAD family hydrolase; this translates as MKAVLFDLDGTLHDRNATIRDWLEVHRQEFALPETYAARFLELDDYGYRSKREVITRLVQELELPHGVDTLLDTYWLHLNHARVMPYTHEVLQRGVRVGIVTNGWKEAQSRCLQVCALEGLGAEVDSTWCVSDSPRNDIWGPQQIGLRAAWLPTGHALDGEIPDAVLHDLRDVLLLD